The window CCGCCCCCGCCGCGGGCGGTGGCGGGCCACCGGGGCCACGGGTGTGACGGGCGGTCCCGTCACGTGCGGTGTCGTGCGTGGGTCAGGCTGCGACCTTGCGGGGCCGGCCGCGCGGACGCTTCCGCGCGATGACGACGCCCTGGTCGAAGATCTCGCCACCCCAGACGCCCCACGGCTCCTGCCGCTCCAGCGCGCCGGCCAGGCAGACCGCCCGCAGGGGGCAGGGCTGGCAGAGCACCTTGGCGCGCTCGAGATCGGCCGGGGACTCTGCGAAGAACAGGTCCGGTTCGGCCGAGTGGCAGGGCAGGTCGGCAGCGAGTGCCGTCAGGTCGTCCGCGCCGAACGCGACGCTGAGGAGTTTCACCATTGCCGATCACCTCCAGAAAGGGTTGTTGTGTGTGCCCGAGCGGGAGCCGGACACCAGGAGTGGTGTGGAGCCGGGTTTCTCGGGGAGGAAACACAACAGCCGCGGCGCTCAGCAGAGCGAGCCGCGGCCGGAGATGAGAACTACTGCCAGGTGTGACCTAGCAGGGACGCTCTCCCCGGTACCGACGGGTGGAAGTGGGCGCGATCCAGCGCGTGCGCACGGTGACGTGCGCCGGGGCCCCGTGGAGGGCCATTCCCGCGAAAGACGGGACCCCGGCGACGAACTGCTGCGAGAATGCGTTCATCTTCGGGCCCCCTCTCGGTCGCTGCTCCCCGTCGGAGGGAGGCTGTCTGGTGAACCAGGCGTTCGCCGTGGTTCGGGAAGGAGCCTAAAACTCCGTCCGCGAAACGGTCAACCGAATTAACCAGAAGTTCGTACGGATATTTTTTCCGCGGTCGGTACGGAGGCCGTCGCCCGTTGCACGCTGGCCACGACCAGCCGTTGCACGTCGGCCCCGTAGAGGTCCAGCTTGCTCCGGCCGATCCCCGGGATCGCCAGCAGCGCAGCGTCATCCGTCGGGCAGCGCTCGGCGATGGCGTACAGCGTCGCGTCGGTGAAGACGACGTACGGCGGCACCGACTTCTCGCCCGCCAAATTCTTGCGCCACGCCTTGAGCTCGTCCACCAGCTCCGGGTCGGCGGTGGAGGGGCAGTTCTCGCACCGGCCCGATTTGATCTCCAGCGGGGTCCGCACCGGACCGCCGCAGAACCGGCACCGCCCGGGCGCCGTCCGGCCGCCGGCCCGGTTCATCGGCAGGGCGTCCGGTGCGAGACCGTTGAGGAAGCGGCTGCGGCGCCGGGTCTTGCGGCCACCCGCGGCGCGGGCCAGCGCCCAGGACAGGTGCAGGGTCCGGCGGGCCCGGGTGACGCCGACGTACAGCAGTCGGCGTTCCTCCTCGACCTCCTCGGGGGACTCCGCGTGCTGGATCGGCATCGTGCCGTCGACCAGACCGACCAGGAAGACCACG is drawn from Nakamurella deserti and contains these coding sequences:
- a CDS encoding WhiB family transcriptional regulator, which translates into the protein MVKLLSVAFGADDLTALAADLPCHSAEPDLFFAESPADLERAKVLCQPCPLRAVCLAGALERQEPWGVWGGEIFDQGVVIARKRPRGRPRKVAA